A stretch of DNA from Fibrobacter succinogenes:
GGTGGAGGCGAATCGCGTTACCTTCGATGAGCTTCGGATAGAAGGCCTGGATACCCAAGCGGTGAAGCGTCGGAGCGCGGTTCAACATGACCGGGTGGTCTTCAATAATCTGTTCGAGAATGTCCCAAACTTCAGGACGTTCTGCGTCAACGTACTTCTTAGCAGACTTGAGCGTATAGACAATGCCTTCTTCTTCCAAGCGCTGGATGATGAACGGCTTGTAAAGTTCAAGAGCCATGCGCTTCGGGAGACCGCACTGGTGCATGCGAAGTTCCGGTCCCACGACAATCACGGAACGGCCGGAATAGTCCACACGCTTACCGAGCAAGTTCATACGGAAGCGGCCCTGCTTACCCTTGAGGAGTTCGGCGAGGCTCTTGAGCGGACGTGCAGAACCTGCACGAGCGGTGCGGCGGCCGCTATCGAACAACTGGTCGACAGCTTCCTGGAGCATACGCTTTTCGTTGCAGAGAATCACGTTAGGGGCACGGATGTCGATCAACTTTTTCAAGCGGTTGTTGCGGTTGATGACACGGCGATAGAGTTCGTTCAAGTCGGAGGTAGCAAAGCGACCACCTTCGAGCGGTACGAGCGGACGAAGATCAGGCGGGATAACCGGAAGAACGTCGAGGATCATCCAAGACGGCTGGTTAGCGAGCAAACGAGCTTCGTTCGGATACTTGTGGCGGAATTCTTCGTAGGCGTCAGCAAGCACAAAGTCATCGTGCTTGGCTTCGTAATCTACCTTGAATTCGGCAACAGCTTCGGCAAGACCCTTGAGCCAGGCCTTGCTTGCGTCGCGGGCCGGATCCGGATTCTTGTAGTAGCTGCGGAAGCTTTCCATCTGGGACTTCTTGAAGGCTTCGACGACCTTGAGGCGCTTCACGGCATCGTCCTGCTTGGTCTTGGACTTGGAAGTAGCCTGCAAGCGGAGTTCTTCGGAGAGCTTGGTCAAGTCGACGCGGTCGAGCAACTGCTTGATAGCAGATGCGCCCATCTTGGCTTCAAATTCACGGCCTTCGGCAACGAGGTCCTGATACTGAGCTTCGTCGATCAGGGAATTCGGTTCGAGGTCGGTCGTACCCGGATCAATCACCACATACTTTTCGTAGTAGATGATATGGTCGAGGTCCTTAGTATTGAGGTTGAGAAGTGCACCAATGACGCACGGCTGGTTACGGACAAACCAGGTGTGGGTCAGAGGAATAGCAAGTTCGATGTGGCCCATGCGTTCACGACGGACCTTGGAGTGAGTCACTTCAACGCCGCAACGGTCGCAGATGACGCCCTTGTAGCGGATGCGCTTGAACTTACCGCAGTTGCATTCCCAGTTCTTAACCGGTCCAAAGATCTTTTCGCAGAAAAGACCATCCTTTTCAGGCTTGAAGGAACGGTAGTTAATCGTTTCCGGCTTTGTCACTTCGCCATAGGACCAGTAACGGATCAGGTCCGGGGAGGCGAGATGAATAGAAATGTCGCCAAACTGTTCAGTCATTTCTTCAGCCATAATTACTTGTCTCCAGTGGTCTCGATATCAAGACCCAAAGAATGAACTTCGCGAATCATAACATTGAAGGATTCAGGGATACCCGGCTTCGGAGTATTCTGACCCTTGACAATGGCGTCATAGACCTTGGAACGGCCCTGCACATCGTCAGACTTGACGGTGAGGAGTTCCTGCAACGTATAAGCGGCGCCGTAAGCTTCCATAGCCCACACTTCCATTTCACCGAAGCGCTGACCACCGAACTGGCTCTTACCGCCAAGCGGCTGCTGCGTCACGAGAGCGTAGCTACCGATAGAACGTGCGTGGATCTTGTCGTCAACCAAGTGACCGAGCTTGAGGTAGTACATGTAACCGATGGTCACCGGGTTGAGGAGGGCTTCACCGGTCTTGCCGTCGTAAAGCTTTGCCTTACCGATAATCTTGTTGTTATCCGGATCCATTTCGTAGTTCACGATCGGGTTCTTCTGGTAAGCCTTTTCGAGTTCCTTGCAGATATCTTCGAACTTGGCACCATCGAACACAGGAGTCGTCACCTTGAAGCCGAGAGTCTTTGCAGCCCAGCCCAAGTGAACTTCAAGCACCTGACCGATGTTCATACGAGAAGGCACGCCTAGCGGGTTCAGAAGAATCTGGAGCGGACGACCGTCTTCAGTGAACGGCATGTCTTCGACTGGAACGATTCTCGAAACGACACCCTTGTTACCGTGGCGACCTGCCATCTTGTCACCGATGGAGAGGCAACGCTTCTTCGCGATGTAGACCTTGACGCTCTTGAGAACGCCCGGCTTGAGTTCGTCACCCTTCGTAACCTTGTCGATTTCCTTTTCCATCGTGCGGGTAAGGGTATCGAGGTTGTCGCGAGCGACGAGAACGAGAGAAAGCACCTTGTCCTGGAGGTCATCGTCATCCACAACGAACGTGGAGAGCGGAGAAACCTTCGTGACGTCGATGAATCTGAGGTTCTGTTCGTTATAAGTCTGACCTTCGCGGATCAAGAGTTCGTGAGTTTCGTTGTCCATGACCTTGCCGGCAGACTTGCCTGCGAGGAGGTCGAACAAGTGTTCACGGCATGCATCCTTGATGCGGTCAATCTGGCTCTGGAAATTCATACGAATTTCTTCGATGGTTTCCTGATCCTTTTCCTTGCTCTTCTTGTCGGCCTTGTCCTTCTTGCTGAAGATACGGGTTTCGAGCACGACGCCCTTCATTCCCGGAGGAGCCTTGAGAGAAGAATCGCGCACATCGCCGGCCTTTTCGCCGAAGATGGCACGGAGCAAACGTTCTTCCGGAGTGAGTTCGGTTTCGCCCTTCGGGGTAACCTTACCGACGAGGATATCGTCCGGACCGACTTCAGCACCGACGCGGATCACGCCGTTTTCGTCGAGGTTACGGAGAGCGTCTTCACCGACGTTCGGAATTTCACGAGTCAATTCTTCCGGACCGCGCTTGGTGTCGCGCACTTCCATTTCGTATTCTTCGATATGGATAGAAGTGAACGTGTCCTTGATAGCGAGTTCTTCGGAGATAATGACAGCGTCTTCGTAGTTATAACCGTTCCACGGGAGGAAGCCGATGAGGATGTTCTTACCGAGAGCGAGTTCGCCGTGGTCAGTAGAAACACCGTCAGCCAAGACGTCGCCGACCTTCACAAAGTCACCAACGTTCACAATCGGCTTCTGGTTGATGCAGGAATCCTGGTTGGAACGTTCAAACTTGCGGAGCTTGTATTCGTCAATCGGATCCTTGCCGAGGAATTCATAGTTTTCGCCAAGGCCAGTGAGCGGTTCAAATACGCCGTTCACCATCTTGCCACGCTGCACAGTGATGTTGCGAGCGTCAACAAACGTGACCTTACCGTCATGCTTTGCACGGACAACCGTACCCGAGTCGAGAGCGGCACGACGTTCGAGACCCGTACCCACGACCGGAGCTTCGGCGCGGAGCAGAGGCACAGCCTGGCGCTGCATGTTAGAACCCATCAATGCACGGTTAGCGTCATCGTGTTCAAGGAACGGGATGAGGCCTGCTGCGACAGACACGATCTGCATCGGAGCCACGTCCATGAGGTCGATACGTTCGGTTTCGGTGTCGCCAATAGCGATGGAATCCTGCTTCATCAAGTGCGGGTATTCGCTCTTGTCGCGGACGATGACGTAGCCGTCCATGTCGCCCTTGAAGCGGTTGTCTTCGTCGAGTTCGGTAGAAGCCGGAGCGACCTTGAAGGAATCTTCTTCGTCAGCAGTGAGGTAGCTGATGTAGTCGGAAACAATCTGTTCCACGACGTCGCCCACCTGTACGTAATCCGGAGTGCCGTCGAAATCATCGAGAGCAAAACCGTTCTTGCTGTAAGAAACGTTACCGTCGGCATCCTTGATCTGGAACACCTTGTTCACGAAGCCTTCGAACAATTCGCGCTGGCGGTTGTCGAGGTTCAAGCGAACGGTGTCGATTTCCTTCTGGGTGAGTTCAAGTTCCACGAAGAGGTGCGGATCATGAACGAAGCCCTTGAAGATACCGAAATGCCACTTTTCTTCCGGGAAGTAGCACTTGTTGCCCTGAGCGTCCTTGAATTCAACGAGACCCACGATACGATACGGAGTTTCGATGAAGCCGAAGTGGTTCACCACGGCGTAAGAAGCGAGGGAGTTGATAAGACCGATGTTCGGACCTTCCGGAGTTTCGATCGGGCAGAGACGGCCATAGTGCGTGTAGTGAACGTCACGGACTTCGAAGCCTGCACGTTCACGGGTAAGACCACCAGGACCAAGAGCGGAGAGACGACGCTTGTGAGTAAGTTCAGAAAGCGGGTTCATCTGGTCCATGAACTGGGACAACTGGCTCTGGCCAAAGAATGCCTGGACGACAGTAGAAACCATGCGAGTATTCACGAGTTCGCGCGGAGTCGTCTGTTCTTCTTCGGAATGGAGAGAAAGGTTTTCGCGGATGACGCGAGACATACGGGAAAGGCCGACGGAAATCTGACCGGCAAGGAGTTCGCCCACGGAACGTGTACGACGGTTGCCCAAGTGGTCGATATCGTCAAGAGTGTAGCCTTCGTCGCCGTTGAAGAGGCCGACCATGTATTCGATGATAGCAAGGAAGTCAGTCTTGCTCATCGTCATCTGGGTCACAGACGGCATCTTGAATTCGTTGACGCGGTCGAAGCGTTCGGCAACTTCCTTAACCTTGGCAAGAATAGCAGCGGTGTAAACCTTTGCGTTCAAGCGGTAACGACCGACTTCGCCAAGATCGTACTTGTGCGGGTCGTTGAGGAAGAGTTCGTCGAAGTAGCGTTCGGCGGTCTGGAGGTTCGGAGCTTCTTCCTGCTGCTGGTGGGTCACGGAGTAGACAGCCTTGAGAGCGTCTTCGCGGGACTTGGTCTTGTCGGCAGCGAGGGTGTAGTGGATGAGGAGGTTGTCTTCTTCCTTGGAGAGCACGGTAATCTTTTCGACACTGCTTTCGCGGAGACGTTCGAGCTTCTTGTCGTCGATAACAGTGTTGGCTTCGAGGATGATTTCACCCGTTTCTTCGTCAATCACGTCATTGAAGATGATGCGGTTGATGAGGGTGCAGACACCTTCCTTGTCAAAGTCGTTAAATGCGGCATCGTCGAGGACAATTTCGTCGGTCTTCTTGTAGAAGAGGTTCAAGATGTCCTGAGTGGTTTCGAAACCGATGCAGCGAAGCATAGCCGTTGCAGCGAGCTTCTTCTTGCGGTCGATGATGAGGTAAAGGATGTCGCCTTCGGTGTTGAATTCAACCCATGCGCCGCGATGCGGAATAATACGGCTCTTGTAGTCGGAGCGGCCGTTGGGTTGCATTTCTTCGTCAAAGCTCACACCAGGAGAACGGTGCAACTGCGAAACGACGACGCGTTCGGCGCCGTTAATGATAAACGTTCCGTTCTCGGTCATGATAGGAAGTTCGCAAACCAAGACATCGTTCTTGATTTCTTCCTTGAGCTTGCTTTCTTCTCCGTCCTTTTCAAACACCTGGAGGGAGAGAGTTGCGAAAAGTTCCATGGAATACGTGAGACCGCGCTCACGGCATTCGGGGATGCTGTATTTCGGGATGCCGAAATAATATCCTTCATACTTCAAGGAATACAAATCCTTGTCATCGGTGATCGGGAAGATATCGCGGAACACGCGTTCAAGCCCGACATTCATCCTTTTCTCTTGGGGAATGTCCTTTTGAAGGAATTGCTCGTACGAAGCCTTCTGGACTTCGATCAGGTACGGGAGTTCCAGGTGGAACTTGTTGGAGGAATAAGACTTTCGCTCCGTCGTCATTAGAAATACCTCATCCGGTGAAGAGCCTAATAATAGTCAAAAAACACCAAAAGCCCGCACTGTAGTGCAGGCAATTGGTAAGGAAGAATTAATGCAGCAAAAGCATTACTTAAGGGTAACCTTTGCTCCGAGTTCTTCGAGTTTCTTCTTGAGAGCTTCGGCGTCAGCCTTCGGTGCAGCTTCCTTGATGACGCTGTTGGCAGTTTCGACGACCTTCTTAGCTTCAGCGAGACCGAGACCCGTGATAGCGCGAACTTCCTTGAGGATAGCCATCTTCTTGGCCGGATCGATTTCGGCGAGGATGACGTCGAATTCGGTCTTTTCTTCAGCAGGAGCTGCAGCAGCTGCAGCCATAACTACAGCGCCACCGGCAGCGGCTTCGATGCCGTGGGTTTCTTTAA
This window harbors:
- the rpoB gene encoding DNA-directed RNA polymerase subunit beta, with protein sequence MTTERKSYSSNKFHLELPYLIEVQKASYEQFLQKDIPQEKRMNVGLERVFRDIFPITDDKDLYSLKYEGYYFGIPKYSIPECRERGLTYSMELFATLSLQVFEKDGEESKLKEEIKNDVLVCELPIMTENGTFIINGAERVVVSQLHRSPGVSFDEEMQPNGRSDYKSRIIPHRGAWVEFNTEGDILYLIIDRKKKLAATAMLRCIGFETTQDILNLFYKKTDEIVLDDAAFNDFDKEGVCTLINRIIFNDVIDEETGEIILEANTVIDDKKLERLRESSVEKITVLSKEEDNLLIHYTLAADKTKSREDALKAVYSVTHQQQEEAPNLQTAERYFDELFLNDPHKYDLGEVGRYRLNAKVYTAAILAKVKEVAERFDRVNEFKMPSVTQMTMSKTDFLAIIEYMVGLFNGDEGYTLDDIDHLGNRRTRSVGELLAGQISVGLSRMSRVIRENLSLHSEEEQTTPRELVNTRMVSTVVQAFFGQSQLSQFMDQMNPLSELTHKRRLSALGPGGLTRERAGFEVRDVHYTHYGRLCPIETPEGPNIGLINSLASYAVVNHFGFIETPYRIVGLVEFKDAQGNKCYFPEEKWHFGIFKGFVHDPHLFVELELTQKEIDTVRLNLDNRQRELFEGFVNKVFQIKDADGNVSYSKNGFALDDFDGTPDYVQVGDVVEQIVSDYISYLTADEEDSFKVAPASTELDEDNRFKGDMDGYVIVRDKSEYPHLMKQDSIAIGDTETERIDLMDVAPMQIVSVAAGLIPFLEHDDANRALMGSNMQRQAVPLLRAEAPVVGTGLERRAALDSGTVVRAKHDGKVTFVDARNITVQRGKMVNGVFEPLTGLGENYEFLGKDPIDEYKLRKFERSNQDSCINQKPIVNVGDFVKVGDVLADGVSTDHGELALGKNILIGFLPWNGYNYEDAVIISEELAIKDTFTSIHIEEYEMEVRDTKRGPEELTREIPNVGEDALRNLDENGVIRVGAEVGPDDILVGKVTPKGETELTPEERLLRAIFGEKAGDVRDSSLKAPPGMKGVVLETRIFSKKDKADKKSKEKDQETIEEIRMNFQSQIDRIKDACREHLFDLLAGKSAGKVMDNETHELLIREGQTYNEQNLRFIDVTKVSPLSTFVVDDDDLQDKVLSLVLVARDNLDTLTRTMEKEIDKVTKGDELKPGVLKSVKVYIAKKRCLSIGDKMAGRHGNKGVVSRIVPVEDMPFTEDGRPLQILLNPLGVPSRMNIGQVLEVHLGWAAKTLGFKVTTPVFDGAKFEDICKELEKAYQKNPIVNYEMDPDNNKIIGKAKLYDGKTGEALLNPVTIGYMYYLKLGHLVDDKIHARSIGSYALVTQQPLGGKSQFGGQRFGEMEVWAMEAYGAAYTLQELLTVKSDDVQGRSKVYDAIVKGQNTPKPGIPESFNVMIREVHSLGLDIETTGDK
- the rplL gene encoding 50S ribosomal protein L7/L12, which translates into the protein MKALGDQIVGLTLLEAKALADYLKETHGIEAAAGGAVVMAAAAAAPAEEKTEFDVILAEIDPAKKMAILKEVRAITGLGLAEAKKVVETANSVIKEAAPKADAEALKKKLEELGAKVTLK